Proteins from a genomic interval of Hydrogenophaga sp. PAMC20947:
- a CDS encoding DUF2142 domain-containing protein yields the protein MRPPRAIYVLSVLFFLQAWFFGIFVTLQGDIPDESGHYAYVIDITKGRPLPVLGQTDKGRGVISNNLWRDWGLPDGDRYNYIVQHPPLYYAVAAIPYSIAKHFTNNKVRLAQATRVVSAICLGLLIFVCFRILTAVGVEERLAIAVASWFGFIPTVTHLASGITNDIFLTLMCALASLQLVRYLASHRLANAYGCAFWLACVGATKMTGWVLIAGILGILIFELRRTGWKWLLHAAILSLISCSTALWWMRRNIFFFGDPFYVGGSDGAVLATHYTRTNYLEQQPFFDWLFLHFYGLEGFSGFCNSAESLAVLERFCHGVRITVVQGISLNIFIWVGVACATLLLGATLFRVLRTAPANHEEASIASMQGLIHRGLTRIHANKWLPATLLVLALGGTAWVYAHAFKLDPRYAYQIQAVAALLAITGIAGLVLVFLSSSADSRLLAYGPILLCLFTLLLFLKGHEAYVIAQRAAGIQGRYLYPFIPLLLASFGIAIRQMRFALPLCGLVTALLAWAHLNAEINTLIPFFNMVRL from the coding sequence ATGCGCCCACCTCGTGCCATCTATGTGTTGTCTGTGCTGTTTTTCTTGCAGGCGTGGTTTTTTGGAATCTTCGTCACGCTTCAAGGCGATATCCCAGATGAAAGCGGCCACTACGCTTATGTGATCGACATCACCAAAGGCCGCCCTCTGCCGGTTCTTGGGCAAACCGACAAAGGCAGGGGCGTCATCTCGAACAACCTGTGGCGCGACTGGGGCCTTCCAGACGGGGACCGGTACAACTACATCGTTCAGCACCCACCGCTTTATTACGCCGTCGCGGCGATTCCTTACAGCATCGCCAAGCACTTCACCAACAACAAGGTAAGACTGGCGCAAGCCACCAGGGTGGTGTCGGCCATTTGCCTGGGGCTGTTGATTTTTGTGTGCTTTCGCATCCTGACCGCAGTGGGCGTTGAGGAACGGTTGGCCATTGCCGTCGCATCCTGGTTTGGGTTCATCCCCACCGTGACGCACCTCGCCTCAGGCATCACCAACGACATTTTTCTCACCCTGATGTGTGCCTTGGCCTCGCTTCAGCTGGTGCGCTACCTAGCGTCCCACCGTTTGGCAAATGCCTATGGGTGCGCGTTTTGGCTCGCGTGCGTGGGCGCCACCAAGATGACAGGCTGGGTTCTCATTGCCGGGATTCTGGGCATTCTCATCTTTGAATTGCGGCGCACAGGCTGGAAATGGCTGCTCCATGCTGCCATCCTGAGCCTGATTTCGTGCAGCACGGCGCTCTGGTGGATGCGCAGAAACATCTTCTTCTTTGGCGACCCGTTTTACGTTGGCGGGAGCGATGGGGCGGTCCTTGCAACCCACTACACCCGAACCAACTACCTCGAGCAACAGCCCTTCTTTGACTGGCTCTTCCTTCACTTCTACGGACTGGAAGGTTTTTCAGGCTTTTGCAACTCCGCAGAGTCGCTGGCGGTCCTGGAGCGTTTCTGCCACGGCGTCAGAATAACGGTCGTCCAAGGTATCTCACTCAACATCTTCATCTGGGTGGGTGTAGCCTGCGCCACCCTGTTGCTGGGCGCCACACTGTTTCGGGTTCTGCGCACGGCACCAGCCAATCACGAAGAGGCCTCGATAGCCTCAATGCAGGGGTTGATTCATCGTGGGCTGACACGCATCCATGCCAACAAGTGGCTCCCAGCTACCCTGCTCGTATTGGCTCTGGGTGGCACGGCTTGGGTGTACGCGCACGCGTTCAAACTCGATCCGCGATACGCCTACCAGATCCAGGCGGTCGCGGCCCTGCTCGCCATAACGGGCATCGCAGGCTTGGTATTGGTCTTTCTTTCTTCCTCCGCTGATTCTCGGCTGCTGGCCTACGGGCCGATCTTGCTGTGCTTGTTCACATTGCTGCTTTTCCTCAAGGGACATGAAGCCTATGTGATCGCGCAACGTGCGGCGGGCATCCAGGGGCGCTACCTCTACCCATTCATTCCATTGCTTCTCGCTTCATTTGGTATCGCCATTCGCCAGATGCGCTTTGCGCTGCCCCTCTGCGGGCTGGTCACAGCGCTTCTGGCCTGGGCGCATCTAAACGCCGAGATCAACACGCTGATTCCCTTCTTCAACATGGTTCGCCTATGA
- the rfbB gene encoding dTDP-glucose 4,6-dehydratase, protein MILVTGAAGFIGANFVLDWLAQSDEPVINLDKLTYAGNLQSLASLQGDERHIFVQGDIGDRALVDGILSQHRPRAVVNFAAESHVDRSIHGPEDFIQTNVVGTFHLLESVRAHWSALDDEAKASFRCLHVSTDEVYGTLGPDEAPFTESTAFAPNSPYSASKASSDHLVRAYHHTYGLPVLTTNCSNNYGPYHFPEKLIPLMIVNALAGKPLPVYGDGMQVRDWLFVKDHCSAIRRVLESGRTGETYNVGGWNEKPNLDIVNTVCALLDEMSPRADGQKYATQITYVKDRPGHDRRYAVDATKIHRELGWKPSETFETGIRKTVRWYLDNQTWVDQVQSGEYRNWMGQQYGTAS, encoded by the coding sequence ATGATTCTCGTAACCGGAGCCGCAGGTTTCATTGGCGCCAATTTTGTGCTGGACTGGCTCGCACAAAGCGATGAACCCGTCATCAATCTCGACAAGCTGACCTATGCCGGCAACCTGCAAAGCCTGGCCAGCTTGCAAGGGGATGAACGCCACATTTTTGTGCAAGGTGACATCGGTGACCGTGCGCTGGTGGACGGAATCCTGAGCCAACACAGGCCACGCGCGGTGGTGAATTTTGCCGCTGAAAGCCACGTCGACCGCTCGATTCACGGCCCCGAAGATTTTATACAGACCAACGTGGTGGGCACCTTCCATCTGCTGGAATCTGTGCGCGCCCACTGGAGCGCCCTGGACGACGAGGCCAAAGCGTCTTTCCGGTGCCTGCATGTCTCCACCGACGAGGTCTACGGCACATTGGGTCCAGATGAAGCCCCATTCACCGAATCCACAGCGTTCGCGCCCAACAGCCCCTACTCGGCCAGCAAAGCGTCCAGCGACCACTTGGTGCGTGCCTACCACCACACCTACGGCCTGCCCGTCCTGACGACCAATTGCTCGAACAATTACGGCCCTTACCATTTCCCCGAGAAGCTGATTCCGCTCATGATTGTGAACGCCCTCGCTGGCAAGCCTTTGCCTGTCTATGGAGATGGCATGCAGGTACGCGACTGGCTCTTTGTCAAAGACCATTGCAGCGCGATTCGCAGGGTCCTTGAATCGGGGCGAACAGGTGAAACCTACAACGTTGGGGGATGGAACGAAAAGCCCAATCTCGACATCGTGAACACCGTCTGCGCCTTGCTCGATGAGATGTCGCCGCGTGCGGACGGGCAAAAATATGCAACCCAGATCACCTACGTGAAAGACCGGCCCGGGCACGACCGGCGCTACGCCGTCGACGCCACAAAAATTCACCGCGAGCTGGGGTGGAAACCATCGGAAACCTTCGAAACCGGTATTCGAAAAACGGTGCGCTGGTATTTGGACAACCAGACCTGGGTCGACCAAGTGCAGAGCGGTGAATACCGCAACTGGATGGGCCAACAATACGGAACCGCCTCATGA
- the rfbD gene encoding dTDP-4-dehydrorhamnose reductase — MRILMTGKNGQLGFELQRALAPLGEVVAVGTDDCNLADGAALRELIQKVHPDVIVNAAAYTAVDKAETDQDMAHAVNAQAPGILGEEAAKLGASVIHFSTDYVFDGEKAGSYTETDPTNPQSAYGRTKLQGEQGLAEATPHHLILRTSWVVGAHGGNFAKTMLRLAAERDELKVVADQFGAPTSAALLADVTAHLVRQLAREGAEKFPYGLYHLTAGGDTSWHAYAQFVIDHALKMGKPLKTRPERVLPIPAASYPTPAKRPHNSRMDTTRFQTAFSLVLPDWRLGVGHILQTIL, encoded by the coding sequence ATGAGGATCCTGATGACAGGCAAGAACGGCCAGCTGGGTTTTGAACTGCAGCGCGCGCTGGCTCCACTTGGAGAGGTCGTCGCTGTGGGCACTGACGATTGCAATCTGGCCGATGGCGCGGCCCTGCGCGAGCTGATTCAAAAGGTCCACCCGGATGTCATCGTGAACGCGGCGGCCTACACCGCAGTGGACAAAGCCGAAACCGACCAGGATATGGCCCACGCTGTGAACGCCCAAGCGCCCGGTATTCTGGGCGAAGAGGCGGCCAAGCTTGGCGCATCGGTGATCCACTTTTCCACCGACTATGTCTTCGATGGCGAAAAAGCCGGAAGCTACACAGAGACCGATCCAACCAACCCTCAATCGGCCTATGGGCGCACCAAGCTCCAAGGTGAGCAGGGTTTGGCCGAGGCCACACCGCACCATTTGATCCTGCGCACGAGTTGGGTTGTGGGCGCCCACGGTGGCAATTTTGCCAAGACCATGCTGCGCCTGGCCGCTGAGCGCGACGAGCTCAAAGTGGTCGCAGATCAGTTTGGGGCGCCTACATCAGCAGCTTTGCTCGCGGATGTCACTGCCCACCTGGTCCGACAACTGGCCCGCGAGGGTGCCGAAAAATTCCCTTACGGGCTGTATCACCTAACCGCCGGCGGAGACACTTCTTGGCACGCTTACGCCCAGTTCGTGATCGACCACGCCCTCAAAATGGGCAAACCGCTCAAGACCAGGCCAGAACGCGTGCTCCCGATACCCGCGGCAAGCTACCCTACCCCAGCCAAACGCCCACACAACTCGCGCATGGACACCACCCGTTTCCAAACGGCGTTTTCGCTGGTTTTGCCAGATTGGCGATTGGGCGTTGGCCACATCCTTCAAACCATTCTTTGA
- the rfbA gene encoding glucose-1-phosphate thymidylyltransferase RfbA — MKRKGIILAGGSGTRLYPVTQAVSKQLMPVYDKPMIYYPLSTLMLTGVRDILIISTPMDTPRFQDLLGDGSQWGLNLQYAVQPSPDGLAQAFIIGENFIGQDPSTLVLGDNIFYGHDFAELLRNANERESGATVFAYHVHDPHRYGVAEFDPAGRVLSLEEKPAHPKSHFAVTGLYFYDNQVVQLAKDLKPSPRGELEITDLNRLYLERNQLHVELMGRGYAWLDTGTHDSLLEAGQFIATLEKRQGLKVACPEEIAFRHRWISAEQLAALAHPLAKNGYGQYLQQILNESKT, encoded by the coding sequence ATGAAAAGAAAAGGCATCATCCTGGCCGGCGGATCGGGCACGAGGTTGTACCCTGTGACCCAAGCCGTGAGCAAACAGCTCATGCCTGTGTACGACAAGCCCATGATCTATTACCCGCTGAGCACCCTCATGCTCACCGGTGTCCGAGATATCCTGATCATCTCCACCCCCATGGACACGCCGCGGTTCCAAGACTTGCTTGGCGATGGCAGCCAGTGGGGTCTCAACCTTCAGTACGCGGTGCAACCCAGCCCGGATGGCTTGGCACAGGCATTCATCATCGGTGAGAATTTCATCGGCCAGGACCCTTCGACATTGGTGCTCGGGGACAACATTTTCTACGGCCACGACTTTGCCGAGTTGTTGCGCAACGCCAATGAACGCGAAAGCGGCGCCACCGTCTTTGCCTACCACGTGCACGATCCCCACCGCTACGGCGTCGCCGAGTTCGATCCAGCGGGACGCGTGCTCAGCCTCGAAGAGAAACCGGCACACCCCAAAAGCCATTTCGCCGTCACCGGCCTGTACTTTTACGACAACCAGGTGGTGCAGCTGGCCAAAGACCTGAAGCCATCGCCACGAGGTGAGCTGGAAATCACGGATCTCAACCGCTTGTACCTGGAGCGAAACCAGCTGCATGTCGAGCTCATGGGGCGCGGTTATGCGTGGTTGGATACCGGCACCCATGACAGCCTGCTGGAAGCAGGCCAATTCATCGCCACGCTGGAAAAGCGCCAGGGTTTGAAAGTCGCATGCCCAGAGGAGATCGCCTTTCGCCATCGCTGGATCAGCGCGGAGCAACTCGCAGCCCTCGCACACCCACTCGCCAAAAATGGCTACGGGCAATACCTGCAGCAGATTCTCAACGAATCCAAAACCTGA
- the rfbC gene encoding dTDP-4-dehydrorhamnose 3,5-epimerase, protein MKATPLAIPDVILFEPKVFGDDRGFFFESFNQAKFEEAVGRPVHFVQDNHSKSTKGVLRGLHYQIQQPQGKLVRASQGAVFDVAVDLRKSSPTFGQWVGAHLSAENKAQLWVPEGFGHGFVVLSETAEFLYKTTDYYAPAFERSILWNDPDLAIDWTTDLAPVLSAKDQSASTLKSADLFD, encoded by the coding sequence ATGAAAGCTACCCCTCTGGCCATTCCCGACGTCATCCTCTTTGAGCCCAAAGTGTTCGGAGATGACCGCGGTTTCTTTTTCGAGAGCTTCAACCAGGCCAAGTTTGAAGAAGCTGTCGGCCGTCCTGTGCACTTCGTTCAAGACAACCACTCCAAGTCCACCAAGGGCGTTCTTCGCGGTCTGCACTATCAGATTCAGCAGCCCCAGGGCAAACTCGTGCGCGCATCACAGGGCGCTGTTTTTGATGTCGCGGTGGACCTGCGAAAGTCGTCCCCGACCTTTGGTCAATGGGTTGGCGCGCATCTGAGCGCCGAGAACAAGGCGCAACTGTGGGTACCCGAGGGCTTTGGTCACGGGTTTGTGGTGCTGAGTGAAACCGCTGAGTTCCTGTACAAGACCACCGACTATTACGCGCCCGCTTTCGAGCGCAGCATCCTTTGGAATGACCCAGATCTGGCGATCGACTGGACGACCGACCTGGCCCCCGTGCTTTCGGCCAAAGACCAGTCGGCCTCAACACTCAAGTCAGCCGACCTTTTCGATTGA
- a CDS encoding glycosyltransferase, whose translation MKVLHIYRTYYPDPPGGLQQAIRQIAAGCQALGVESMVYTLSPTPHPIRIERPEATVCRARSYWAPASCDLGGVDAFKLFAECAEWADVLHFHYPWPFADVLNLLPSTRHKVKVMTYHSDIVKQKVLGKLYAPLMRYTLGNMDAVVATSPRYAHTSPVLSRHVAPDRLHVIPLCMSDSTLEPESLAPTDVIERLGLTSRPFVLSLGVLRAYKGLHVLVEAANDVAGTLVIAGSGPEEANLRSQVARLGVHNVVFAGQVSETEKHALLRHCAALVLPSHLRSEAYGMVLLEAAMHAKPMISCEIGTGTSYVNQDGETGFVVPPEEPAALAQAINRLLAHPELSQEMGQRALERYQRHFTPNVMADLYFNLYQELLKA comes from the coding sequence ATGAAGGTCCTCCACATTTACCGCACCTACTACCCTGATCCGCCTGGCGGACTGCAACAGGCCATTCGCCAAATTGCAGCAGGGTGCCAAGCCTTGGGTGTGGAATCCATGGTGTACACGCTCTCGCCCACACCCCATCCCATTCGAATAGAGCGGCCAGAAGCCACGGTGTGTCGTGCGCGCTCCTACTGGGCGCCCGCTTCCTGCGATCTGGGGGGCGTCGACGCCTTCAAATTGTTTGCCGAATGCGCTGAGTGGGCCGATGTTCTCCACTTTCACTATCCTTGGCCCTTTGCCGATGTGCTCAACCTGCTGCCCAGCACCCGGCACAAGGTCAAAGTCATGACCTACCACTCTGACATCGTCAAGCAAAAGGTTCTGGGCAAGCTGTATGCGCCCCTGATGCGCTACACCTTGGGCAACATGGATGCGGTGGTGGCCACATCGCCACGTTATGCGCACACCAGCCCGGTGCTTTCGCGCCATGTGGCGCCCGACCGCCTGCACGTTATTCCCCTGTGCATGAGCGACTCAACGCTCGAACCCGAATCGCTGGCACCCACCGACGTCATCGAGCGCCTTGGGCTGACCAGTCGCCCGTTTGTGCTTTCGCTCGGTGTGCTGCGCGCTTACAAAGGTCTCCACGTTCTGGTGGAAGCCGCGAACGACGTCGCGGGTACCCTTGTGATCGCTGGCAGCGGCCCTGAAGAAGCCAACCTGCGAAGCCAGGTGGCCCGCCTGGGGGTTCACAACGTCGTCTTTGCCGGGCAGGTCAGCGAAACCGAGAAGCACGCCCTGCTAAGGCATTGCGCCGCGTTGGTCTTGCCTTCACACCTGCGCTCTGAAGCCTACGGCATGGTCCTGCTTGAAGCCGCCATGCACGCCAAGCCGATGATCAGCTGCGAGATTGGCACAGGAACCTCCTATGTCAATCAGGACGGCGAGACTGGTTTCGTCGTTCCGCCCGAGGAGCCCGCCGCGCTGGCCCAGGCGATCAACCGATTGCTGGCCCATCCCGAACTGAGCCAGGAAATGGGGCAACGGGCCCTCGAACGCTACCAGCGCCATTTCACGCCCAACGTGATGGCCGACCTCTATTTCAACCTGTATCAGGAATTGCTCAAGGCCTGA
- a CDS encoding mannose-1-phosphate guanylyltransferase/mannose-6-phosphate isomerase, with amino-acid sequence MQIIPVVLSGGAGTRLWPVSREAHPKPFMLMPDGESLLRKTYARAALACNGAAPLTITNREYFFSSRDALLEAGNSDQGFFLLEAQGRNTAGAITMAALQLQQSHGDEAIMLVLPADHLIQKQTAFQEAVQAATELAQKGLLVTFGVVPTHPETGFGYIQKGAALAPGYAVARFVEKPPIDTAREYLASGDYLWNSGMFCFGVGAFLAQMAQHAPTVLDACRHCMVDLKPRELGGAHGLEIPDATYRLVPSISIDHALMEKSADVAVVPADIGWSDIGSWTAVRDLSEPDDRHNRSTSETLFIDSDNTYVHGDSRLIATVGTRNLVIVDTPDALLISDADRVQDVREVVSLLKGRQHPAYQLHQTVARPWGTYTVLGEGDRYKLKRIEVRPGASLSLQMHHHRNEHWIVVSGVAEVTNGDRILKLNANESTYIPAEHRHRLTNIGPDLLVMIEVQSGSYLGEDDIVRFEDKYGRTPAI; translated from the coding sequence ATGCAAATCATTCCAGTTGTACTTTCAGGCGGCGCAGGAACGCGGCTATGGCCCGTTTCGCGTGAGGCACACCCCAAACCTTTCATGCTGATGCCTGATGGCGAAAGCCTGTTGCGCAAGACCTACGCACGGGCTGCGTTGGCTTGCAACGGTGCTGCCCCGCTCACCATAACCAACAGAGAGTACTTTTTCTCAAGTCGCGATGCCCTTCTAGAAGCCGGCAACAGCGACCAGGGATTTTTTCTCCTGGAAGCGCAGGGGCGCAACACCGCCGGCGCCATCACCATGGCCGCGCTTCAGTTGCAGCAATCGCACGGCGATGAGGCGATCATGCTGGTGCTTCCCGCCGATCACCTGATTCAAAAACAAACAGCCTTTCAGGAGGCTGTGCAAGCAGCGACCGAGCTTGCCCAGAAGGGCTTGCTGGTGACATTTGGTGTAGTGCCCACGCACCCGGAAACCGGGTTTGGCTACATTCAAAAAGGGGCCGCGCTGGCGCCTGGCTACGCGGTTGCACGCTTTGTGGAAAAGCCACCGATCGACACAGCACGGGAATACCTCGCCTCGGGTGACTACCTGTGGAACTCTGGCATGTTCTGTTTCGGTGTGGGCGCGTTCCTGGCGCAAATGGCGCAGCACGCACCAACGGTGCTCGACGCCTGCCGCCATTGCATGGTCGACCTCAAGCCGCGCGAACTGGGCGGCGCGCATGGGCTCGAGATTCCCGATGCTACCTACCGGTTGGTGCCGTCAATCTCGATCGATCATGCCTTGATGGAAAAATCAGCCGATGTCGCCGTGGTGCCCGCAGACATCGGTTGGTCGGACATCGGGTCATGGACCGCCGTGCGCGACCTCTCTGAGCCCGATGACCGGCACAACCGCAGCACCAGCGAAACCCTGTTTATCGACTCGGACAATACCTACGTTCACGGCGACAGCCGGCTCATTGCAACGGTCGGCACCCGCAACCTCGTGATCGTCGATACCCCTGACGCGCTCCTCATCTCCGACGCCGACCGTGTGCAAGATGTTCGCGAAGTGGTCAGCTTGCTCAAAGGCCGGCAACACCCGGCCTACCAGCTGCACCAGACCGTGGCCCGCCCCTGGGGCACCTACACCGTGCTGGGCGAGGGAGACCGGTACAAACTCAAGCGCATCGAAGTCCGGCCAGGCGCCAGCCTGAGCCTTCAGATGCACCACCACCGCAATGAGCACTGGATCGTCGTCAGTGGCGTGGCCGAAGTCACCAACGGCGACCGTATCCTGAAGCTCAATGCCAATGAATCCACCTACATTCCAGCCGAACACCGGCACCGCTTGACCAACATCGGCCCTGACCTGCTGGTCATGATCGAAGTGCAAAGTGGGTCCTATCTTGGCGAGGACGACATCGTCCGTTTTGAAGACAAATATGGCCGAACTCCTGCAATCTGA
- a CDS encoding ABC transporter permease, whose product MAELLQSEPTAKKALSDHADDWYNHDGSTDIWVALRNVHVWAALGWHDIRQRYRRSVIGPFWFTLSTFIMIGVLGLLYSELLNQDIVTYLPYLGIGLVLWQYLSTSIVEGANGFIGAGYLIKQIRMPVTTHICRIVWRNFCILLHSLPVVVLFSLALGNRPGISFVLVIPGLFLLLLCGVWMGIVLGILCLRFRDALPIITNVLQVAFFFTPIMWSPSLLKDRAWIAHYNPLYHLIEIVRAPMTGEPIEAVSWLWAIGLIVVGFALAQGLMKRTRHKLSYWL is encoded by the coding sequence ATGGCCGAACTCCTGCAATCTGAACCCACCGCAAAAAAAGCCCTGAGCGATCACGCTGACGACTGGTACAACCACGACGGCAGCACCGACATCTGGGTGGCTTTGCGCAACGTGCATGTCTGGGCCGCATTGGGCTGGCACGACATCCGCCAACGCTACCGCCGCTCGGTCATTGGCCCATTCTGGTTCACGCTGAGCACCTTCATCATGATCGGCGTGCTCGGCCTGCTTTACTCCGAGCTATTGAATCAGGACATCGTGACCTACCTGCCCTACCTGGGCATTGGCTTGGTGCTGTGGCAATACCTGTCCACCAGCATCGTCGAAGGGGCCAACGGATTCATCGGCGCGGGCTACCTCATCAAGCAGATTCGCATGCCGGTGACCACCCACATCTGCCGAATTGTGTGGCGAAATTTTTGTATTTTGCTGCACAGCCTGCCTGTTGTCGTGTTGTTCTCGCTGGCGTTGGGCAATCGTCCCGGCATCAGCTTTGTCCTCGTCATACCTGGCCTGTTTCTTTTGTTGCTCTGTGGCGTGTGGATGGGGATCGTGCTGGGCATTCTTTGCCTTCGATTTCGAGATGCGCTGCCCATCATCACCAACGTTCTGCAGGTTGCCTTCTTCTTCACTCCCATCATGTGGTCTCCTTCACTCCTGAAGGACCGCGCATGGATCGCCCACTACAACCCGCTGTACCACCTGATCGAGATCGTTCGAGCGCCCATGACAGGCGAGCCCATCGAAGCCGTTTCATGGCTGTGGGCGATCGGCCTCATTGTGGTTGGTTTCGCCCTGGCGCAGGGTCTGATGAAAAGAACGCGGCACAAACTTTCTTACTGGCTTTGA
- a CDS encoding ABC transporter ATP-binding protein gives MTSSIIANHLTVEFPIFENSHRSLKKKMLRLSTGGIIGNDAGSHPVVTALSDLSFNFQDGDRVGLVGHNGSGKTTLLRTLSGIYAPTHGQLQLRGRTASLLDISLGVDPDATGFENIYLRGIMNGFKPSRIRDKIDEIADFTQLGEYLNLPVRTYSSGMMLRLTFAISTSIEADILIMDEWLSVGDTEFQDRAAKRLKSLVDKASILVIASHSTDLIQSVCTRKIQLEHGRIVTDEAVVATANETEKSTGETAPALPLQH, from the coding sequence ATGACTTCAAGCATCATTGCAAACCACCTGACCGTCGAATTCCCCATTTTCGAGAACTCGCATCGTTCCCTCAAAAAGAAGATGCTGCGCCTCAGCACCGGGGGCATTATCGGCAACGACGCAGGCAGCCACCCCGTGGTGACCGCACTCAGCGATTTGAGCTTCAACTTTCAAGATGGGGACCGCGTCGGTTTGGTTGGGCACAACGGATCGGGCAAGACCACGCTGCTGCGCACGCTTTCGGGCATTTACGCGCCGACGCACGGACAACTGCAACTGCGCGGGCGAACGGCGTCTTTGCTCGATATTTCCCTGGGCGTGGATCCAGACGCCACTGGGTTCGAAAACATCTACCTGCGCGGCATCATGAACGGGTTCAAGCCCAGCCGCATCAGAGACAAAATCGACGAAATCGCCGACTTCACCCAACTCGGCGAATACCTGAACCTGCCGGTGCGCACCTACTCCAGCGGGATGATGCTGCGGCTCACGTTTGCGATCTCCACCAGCATCGAGGCCGATATCCTGATCATGGACGAGTGGCTGAGCGTTGGCGACACCGAGTTCCAGGATCGAGCCGCAAAACGACTCAAGTCGTTGGTAGACAAAGCCTCCATCCTCGTGATCGCCTCGCACAGCACCGACCTGATTCAGAGCGTCTGCACTCGGAAGATCCAGCTCGAACACGGTCGCATTGTTACCGATGAAGCTGTCGTGGCCACCGCCAACGAAACCGAAAAATCGACGGGTGAAACGGCCCCGGCGCTGCCTCTACAACATTGA